In one Nostoc sp. KVJ3 genomic region, the following are encoded:
- a CDS encoding DUF565 domain-containing protein — MQNTRLNNLLDAIATRLGQWFLNPWRRLSLLIISFLFGFFLGNAVSTTAGQRAELDIVVAGFLVVLTEIASRIFYSQSFFVKRSLLVDSLNLLKIGFTYSLFLEAFKLGS; from the coding sequence ATGCAAAATACTCGTCTCAATAACTTATTGGATGCCATTGCTACACGCTTGGGTCAATGGTTTTTAAATCCTTGGCGGCGGCTATCGTTGCTGATAATTAGTTTTCTGTTCGGTTTTTTTCTAGGAAATGCAGTTTCCACAACAGCCGGTCAACGGGCAGAATTAGACATTGTAGTAGCTGGGTTTTTAGTAGTATTGACGGAAATTGCTAGTAGGATATTTTACAGTCAGAGCTTTTTCGTTAAGCGATCGCTCTTGGTAGACTCACTAAATCTTCTTAAAATTGGTTTCACTTACAGCCTATTTCTCGAAGCCTTTAAGCTGGGATCGTGA
- a CDS encoding glycerate kinase: MSWWLGEILATDAMGETWQQQARVAALADRLRAKAFGITPENVDEAIAFRAHLLKSVFPAFNEFCQTTLHIEPKEMLQVLWDLWLPLGIKLASQRQKLERPLIQGILGGQGTGKTTMSKILSLILNQLGYRTVSLSLDDLYKTYSDRLVLTQQDPRLIWRGPPGTHDVDLGLDVLEQIRQSQSPVMIPRFDKSAHRGAGDRTTPEMVTDVDIVIFEGWFVGVRPINADVFDTAPPPIITDEDRAFARDMNRRLHDYLPLWERLDSLLVLYPTDYRCSLEWRKQAEQQMIAVGKSGMSNAEIEQFVNYFWRSLHPELFIKPLVKDATVVDLVIEIHADHSFGEVYCDRT, translated from the coding sequence ATGAGTTGGTGGCTGGGTGAAATTTTAGCAACGGATGCGATGGGGGAAACTTGGCAGCAGCAAGCTAGAGTTGCTGCACTAGCAGATAGGTTAAGGGCTAAAGCTTTTGGGATTACGCCGGAAAATGTCGATGAAGCGATCGCTTTTCGAGCGCATTTACTAAAATCCGTCTTCCCAGCTTTTAACGAATTCTGCCAAACTACGCTGCACATCGAACCCAAGGAAATGTTACAAGTTTTGTGGGACTTGTGGCTGCCTTTGGGGATCAAACTAGCATCGCAGCGCCAAAAGTTGGAACGCCCTTTGATTCAGGGAATCTTGGGAGGACAAGGCACTGGTAAAACTACAATGTCTAAGATTCTCAGCTTGATTCTGAATCAGTTGGGATACCGGACTGTGAGCTTGTCTTTGGATGACTTATATAAAACTTACAGCGATCGCTTGGTTTTAACACAACAAGATCCCCGCTTAATTTGGCGTGGCCCACCAGGAACCCACGATGTAGATTTAGGCTTAGATGTACTAGAGCAAATCCGCCAGTCGCAAAGTCCAGTTATGATTCCCCGTTTTGATAAATCTGCACACAGAGGCGCTGGCGATCGCACTACTCCAGAGATGGTAACAGATGTAGATATTGTAATATTTGAAGGTTGGTTTGTGGGTGTCCGACCAATTAACGCAGATGTATTTGATACTGCACCGCCGCCAATTATCACAGACGAGGATAGAGCATTTGCCCGTGATATGAATCGTCGCCTCCACGATTATTTACCACTGTGGGAACGATTAGACAGCTTACTTGTGCTGTATCCAACCGATTATCGCTGTTCTTTAGAGTGGCGCAAACAGGCGGAACAGCAGATGATTGCTGTGGGGAAATCGGGGATGAGCAATGCAGAGATAGAGCAATTTGTCAATTATTTTTGGCGATCGCTTCACCCGGAATTATTTATCAAGCCGTTGGTAAAAGATGCAACAGTGGTTGACTTGGTGATTGAGATCCATGCCGATCATAGCTTTGGGGAAGTTTATTGCGATCGCACTTAG
- a CDS encoding restriction endonuclease subunit R produces the protein MTILNARNLSLEEVHRLFGFQKQYNDSFSNYLSLEPLTEAEQQELKQIQHDFDRYLTAGKVSEGQVKFLGVAPLLRLAGFYRYPIEIVLEENIANIEVEDEDIKIKGRFDILAISKAKHTKPQTYFWVLLIESKNSQIDISTGLPQLLTYAYKNLDNQKSVWGLTTNGRSYQFVYIEQGNPPIYYLLPELNLMERERSSHLLQVLKAICQL, from the coding sequence ATGACAATTCTCAACGCTCGTAATTTATCCTTAGAAGAAGTTCATCGTCTGTTTGGCTTTCAAAAACAGTACAATGACTCGTTTTCTAACTACTTATCTCTGGAACCTCTCACTGAAGCAGAACAACAGGAACTCAAACAAATTCAGCATGATTTTGATAGATATCTGACAGCAGGTAAAGTTTCTGAAGGTCAAGTTAAGTTTCTTGGAGTTGCGCCTTTACTAAGGTTAGCTGGTTTTTATCGCTATCCTATCGAGATTGTTTTGGAAGAGAATATTGCTAATATTGAAGTTGAAGATGAAGATATCAAAATTAAAGGAAGATTTGATATTTTAGCTATTAGTAAAGCTAAACATACAAAACCTCAAACATATTTTTGGGTACTGTTAATTGAATCTAAAAATAGTCAGATTGATATATCAACAGGTTTACCTCAGCTACTGACCTATGCTTATAAAAATTTAGATAATCAAAAATCAGTTTGGGGATTAACGACTAATGGTAGAAGTTATCAGTTTGTCTATATCGAACAAGGAAATCCCCCTATTTATTATCTGTTACCAGAATTAAATTTAATGGAAAGAGAGCGTTCAAGTCATTTGCTACAAGTTTTAAAAGCAATTTGTCAGCTTTAA